Proteins encoded together in one Peribacillus asahii window:
- a CDS encoding FecCD family ABC transporter permease, protein MILIKNSTKLFGMIVALLLLLVCIGMSIVFGYTNTSVHTAYEAFTQFNDSNEHLIIQNVRLPRALIAAAVGASLAMTGILMQTLTKNPLASPDILGINAGAGFAVVLAITFMHTASLQTFTWISFLGAGFAAIAVYVISSAGHDGLTPLKITLAGAAMAALFASFTQGILTANEAELEQVLFWLAGSVQGRKLELLIAVLPYLLIGWIAAVLIAPKMNVLAMGDDVAKGLGLKLGIVKIVVVVIVILLAGGSVAVAGPIGFIGIVVPHVARKLIGTDHRWLIPFAGLLGGILLLVADIGARYIIMPREVPVGVITAFIGTPFFIYIARKGFRN, encoded by the coding sequence ATGATACTGATTAAAAATTCTACAAAACTATTTGGTATGATTGTTGCACTTCTACTATTGCTAGTCTGTATCGGTATGAGCATTGTTTTTGGTTATACAAATACATCCGTTCATACTGCATATGAAGCATTTACACAATTTAATGATTCGAACGAACATCTTATTATTCAAAATGTTCGCTTACCAAGAGCTTTAATTGCCGCTGCAGTGGGCGCCTCACTTGCTATGACAGGGATATTGATGCAAACGTTAACGAAAAACCCATTAGCTTCACCCGATATTTTAGGTATTAATGCTGGAGCGGGATTTGCAGTTGTATTGGCAATTACCTTTATGCATACAGCAAGCTTGCAAACATTTACTTGGATTTCTTTTCTTGGTGCTGGATTTGCAGCCATTGCTGTTTATGTAATTAGCTCTGCTGGACATGATGGACTAACACCGCTGAAAATCACTCTCGCAGGTGCAGCCATGGCCGCTTTATTTGCTTCTTTTACACAAGGTATCCTTACAGCCAATGAAGCAGAATTAGAGCAAGTGCTGTTTTGGTTAGCTGGTTCTGTCCAAGGAAGAAAGCTAGAATTATTGATTGCTGTTCTCCCCTATTTATTGATTGGCTGGATAGCAGCTGTCCTCATTGCACCGAAGATGAATGTATTAGCGATGGGCGATGATGTAGCAAAAGGATTAGGTCTTAAATTAGGCATTGTCAAAATCGTGGTCGTTGTAATTGTTATTTTACTAGCAGGCGGCTCCGTTGCAGTAGCAGGACCAATCGGCTTTATCGGTATTGTCGTCCCGCATGTCGCAAGAAAACTTATCGGAACTGATCATCGCTGGTTGATTCCTTTTGCTGGACTACTTGGAGGTATTCTTCTATTGGTAGCTGATATCGGAGCACGATATATCATTATGCCAAGAGAAGTACCAGTAGGTGTTATAACAGCCTTTATCGGGACTCCATTCTTTATTTACATCGCAAGAAAGGGGTTCAGAAACTAA
- a CDS encoding response regulator transcription factor produces MTSILIVDDDINILKLVDIHLSEQGYKVFRAKNGIEALEILQKEMCHLAVVDIMMPFMDGYELTKEIRDKYDLPVILLTAKNQLEDKEQGFYAGTDDYLVKPFEPKELSFRIKALLRRYDNHSDENIIRIGSTTINKKSYEVQNGDRTMLLPLKEFELLYFLMSNPMQVFSRSHLIEQIWGLDHQGDERTVDVHIKRLRERFSKLTEDFQIKTVRGVGYSLEAKRG; encoded by the coding sequence ATGACAAGTATTCTAATTGTTGATGACGATATCAATATTTTAAAACTTGTAGATATTCACTTATCTGAACAGGGGTATAAAGTATTCCGAGCAAAAAATGGTATTGAAGCTTTGGAAATTCTTCAAAAGGAAATGTGTCATTTAGCTGTAGTTGATATAATGATGCCTTTTATGGACGGCTATGAACTTACGAAAGAGATTAGAGATAAGTATGATCTTCCTGTCATCCTTTTAACTGCTAAAAATCAACTTGAAGATAAGGAGCAAGGATTTTATGCGGGAACGGACGACTATTTAGTCAAGCCATTTGAACCGAAGGAATTAAGTTTCCGAATAAAAGCTTTGTTACGGCGATATGACAATCATTCAGACGAAAACATTATACGAATCGGAAGTACAACAATTAACAAAAAAAGTTATGAGGTTCAAAATGGAGACCGAACCATGCTTTTACCTTTAAAAGAGTTTGAACTTTTGTATTTTCTCATGTCAAATCCAATGCAAGTGTTTTCCAGAAGTCATCTCATTGAACAGATTTGGGGTTTAGATCATCAAGGAGATGAACGAACAGTAGATGTTCATATTAAAAGATTGCGAGAACGTTTTTCAAAATTGACAGAGGATTTTCAAATTAAAACAGTGCGTGGAGTCGGATATTCATTGGAGGCAAAACGCGGATGA
- a CDS encoding N-acetylmuramoyl-L-alanine amidase has translation MVKVYLDPGHGGSDPGAVGNGLLEKNLTLDIAKRVRDGLLNRYENVSVRMSRTTDKAVSLGARADDANRWGADLFISIHINSGGGTGFEDYIHPNASKKTVSYRDAFHKEFIKHVSLRNRGRKMANFQVLRDTQMPAILTENGFIDRANDANKLKKSSFLDDLALGHIEGIAKSLNLRLKENQNNDEEGNEKDDSTFLIRVITPDLYYYNKPDWNAKVGKVQKGEVFTVVDTLTVNGSKMYKLKSGNYITAYSGYVEII, from the coding sequence ATGGTAAAAGTGTATCTTGATCCAGGCCATGGCGGTTCAGATCCAGGAGCAGTAGGAAATGGATTGCTAGAGAAAAACTTGACGTTAGATATTGCTAAAAGAGTTCGCGATGGGTTATTGAATAGATATGAAAATGTTTCCGTTAGGATGAGCAGAACGACAGACAAGGCAGTTTCTTTAGGAGCACGGGCTGATGACGCTAATCGTTGGGGAGCTGATCTATTCATCTCAATTCATATTAATTCCGGTGGCGGAACGGGATTTGAGGATTATATCCATCCAAATGCCAGCAAAAAAACAGTCAGTTATCGAGACGCTTTTCATAAGGAATTTATAAAGCATGTGAGTTTACGAAATCGAGGTCGGAAAATGGCTAACTTTCAGGTGCTGCGAGACACACAGATGCCAGCTATTTTGACGGAGAATGGTTTTATTGATCGTGCCAATGATGCGAACAAGTTAAAGAAGTCCAGCTTTCTGGATGACCTTGCTCTTGGTCATATTGAAGGAATTGCAAAAAGCTTGAATCTTCGACTGAAAGAGAATCAAAACAATGATGAAGAAGGCAATGAGAAAGATGATTCGACATTTCTCATTCGTGTCATCACACCGGATCTGTACTATTATAATAAGCCTGATTGGAATGCAAAAGTGGGCAAGGTACAGAAAGGGGAAGTTTTTACCGTTGTTGACACATTAACCGTTAATGGGTCTAAGATGTACAAGCTAAAGAGTGGAAATTATATAACAGCTTACTCAGGATATGTGGAAATCATCTAA
- a CDS encoding FecCD family ABC transporter permease, producing MSNYRGFRAFNGKVSFLFDKKAVKKIGILFILTALIFIISAGLGGMAISPLTVLHVFTGGGTDMERLVVLNFRLPRIIIALVAGMALAVAGGILQGMIKNPLASPDIIGITTGAGAAVVGFLSIFSDKNHSLTVSIQWLPLAAFLGAILVGFTVYSLAWRNGVTPIRLVLIGIGISALMQAMTTLLMILGPIYRASEASIWTTGSVSKATWEQVWMILPWTAIFLLIAFIYSRDVNIQELGEELAAGVGNAVQKNRLLLLLISTCLVAGAVAFAGGIGFIGLMAPHIARRLVGSSFGVLLPTSALIGGLLVMLADLLGRTLFSPIEVPAGVFTAAIGAPYFIYLLFRTKKR from the coding sequence ATGAGTAACTATCGAGGATTTCGAGCTTTCAACGGAAAAGTTTCCTTTTTATTCGATAAAAAGGCAGTTAAAAAAATAGGTATTTTATTTATTCTGACTGCATTAATATTCATTATTAGTGCCGGACTCGGCGGGATGGCGATTAGTCCATTAACCGTCCTTCACGTGTTTACTGGCGGCGGAACAGATATGGAAAGATTAGTAGTCTTAAACTTTCGCTTACCGCGCATCATCATTGCCTTAGTTGCCGGAATGGCATTAGCAGTCGCAGGCGGAATACTTCAAGGAATGATTAAAAACCCATTGGCATCCCCTGATATTATTGGAATTACAACAGGTGCCGGTGCAGCCGTAGTTGGATTTTTATCGATCTTTAGCGACAAAAATCATTCTTTAACAGTCAGTATTCAATGGCTGCCGCTTGCTGCCTTCTTAGGGGCGATACTAGTGGGATTTACCGTTTATTCGCTAGCTTGGCGAAACGGAGTAACTCCGATACGACTTGTGTTAATTGGTATCGGTATTTCAGCTCTTATGCAAGCAATGACGACTTTACTTATGATACTTGGACCTATTTACCGTGCTAGTGAAGCAAGCATTTGGACGACTGGTAGTGTAAGTAAAGCTACTTGGGAACAAGTATGGATGATTCTCCCTTGGACAGCTATCTTCTTACTTATTGCTTTTATCTATTCCCGTGATGTAAATATCCAAGAGTTAGGGGAGGAATTAGCTGCAGGTGTCGGCAACGCTGTACAAAAAAACAGATTGCTATTATTACTCATTAGTACTTGTTTAGTAGCTGGCGCTGTTGCTTTCGCTGGAGGAATTGGCTTTATCGGGTTAATGGCCCCTCATATCGCACGGCGTTTAGTTGGTTCTTCTTTCGGAGTCCTTTTACCGACTTCAGCCTTAATCGGAGGATTGCTCGTCATGTTAGCCGACCTTCTCGGAAGAACATTATTTTCACCGATTGAAGTACCAGCAGGCGTTTTTACAGCGGCAATTGGTGCACCGTATTTTATTTATTTACTGTTTAGAACCAAAAAAAGATAA
- a CDS encoding sensor histidine kinase: MRSLYVKFVVITIGIMIISSVTAFLLSNAYYQQKLKPYNDQKNTVIAQSIASFVNDYSGVDLQAYLEHISTIGYQIYLVDSAGNESYFGASFRDETLSVSTKEYVLNGNTYHGILDFPNKTFVTGFFANELQNTIGVPLEYKEKNYALFIRPDIKLLFNEMHYLFGSILILSIALSIVMVVFSTKYLVKPISNLTKATKSLANGQFNVDLSVTRHDELGELTHSFLRMSKKLEQIDDVRKEFISNISHDIQSPLSNIKGYTNLLENESISQEERGQYISIINGEIRRLSTLTKQLLLLASLDRNEDIMKKESFNVGQHMKELVHHYQWLVGEKGIMLSYSLPDIKITGDPSLLNTVWDNLLSNAIKYNKPNGSIDISIEDKGEFVSVTFEDTGIGMKDTELKRIFDRFYRADIARTRTVEGSGLGLSIVATIVKLHGGHIIVNSEEAVGSTFIVEIPV; the protein is encoded by the coding sequence ATGAGATCCCTTTATGTAAAATTTGTTGTGATTACCATTGGAATCATGATTATAAGTAGTGTGACTGCCTTTTTACTTTCTAATGCTTATTACCAACAAAAATTAAAGCCCTATAATGATCAAAAAAATACGGTAATCGCTCAATCTATCGCTTCGTTTGTGAACGATTATTCAGGTGTCGACCTCCAAGCCTATTTAGAACATATTTCTACCATTGGATATCAGATTTATTTGGTTGATTCTGCCGGTAATGAATCTTATTTTGGTGCATCTTTTAGGGATGAAACTCTTTCTGTTTCAACTAAAGAGTATGTGTTAAATGGGAATACCTATCATGGAATTCTTGATTTTCCAAATAAAACATTTGTAACTGGCTTTTTTGCAAATGAACTACAAAATACAATCGGTGTTCCGTTGGAATATAAAGAAAAAAACTATGCACTATTTATTAGACCAGATATCAAACTTCTCTTTAATGAAATGCACTATTTATTTGGTTCGATCCTTATACTATCTATCGCCTTGAGCATTGTTATGGTAGTATTTAGTACTAAGTATTTAGTAAAACCGATATCAAACCTAACGAAAGCGACCAAATCACTTGCAAATGGTCAGTTTAATGTAGACCTCTCAGTTACTCGTCATGATGAGTTAGGAGAACTGACTCATAGTTTTTTAAGAATGTCGAAAAAATTAGAACAAATAGATGACGTGAGGAAAGAATTCATCTCAAATATATCTCATGATATACAGTCACCACTTTCGAATATTAAAGGATATACGAACTTACTAGAAAATGAATCAATAAGCCAAGAAGAAAGAGGCCAATACATTTCAATCATTAACGGTGAAATTAGAAGACTTTCTACTTTAACAAAACAATTATTGCTGCTCGCCTCGTTAGATCGAAATGAGGATATTATGAAGAAGGAATCCTTCAACGTGGGTCAGCACATGAAGGAATTAGTTCATCATTACCAATGGTTAGTAGGTGAAAAAGGTATCATGCTTAGCTACTCCTTACCAGATATTAAGATTACTGGGGATCCATCCTTACTTAATACAGTTTGGGATAACCTTTTATCAAATGCCATTAAATATAATAAACCGAACGGTAGTATAGATATATCAATAGAAGATAAAGGAGAATTTGTCTCCGTAACTTTTGAGGATACAGGAATAGGGATGAAGGATACGGAACTAAAAAGGATATTTGATCGCTTTTATCGAGCAGATATAGCACGTACAAGAACTGTTGAGGGGTCAGGCTTGGGTTTATCGATTGTTGCTACAATTGTCAAACTGCACGGGGGGCATATTATTGTGAATAGTGAAGAAGCAGTAGGGTCTACTTTTATTGTAGAAATACCAGTTTAG
- a CDS encoding ABC transporter ATP-binding protein, translated as MSILTIDEVRKTFINGEVKEEVLKGIHLSLREGEITALMGASGSGKSTLLTIAAGLQPASDGQIIFEGENLTTLNSERVRKIRASKFGFVFQFAHLVPFLTVEEQLMLMLDVSESKLEKREQKKEVNKLLKLVEMDHRRNAYPSSLSGGEKQRVAIARAMVHKPKVLFADEPTASLDSKRSKDIMILIRNLSKTLNLATLMVTHDEEMLSYADHIIKMSDGRILRSIK; from the coding sequence ATGTCTATACTTACAATAGATGAAGTTAGGAAAACATTTATAAATGGTGAAGTGAAGGAAGAAGTCCTAAAAGGAATTCATCTCTCCCTGAGAGAAGGAGAAATAACCGCATTAATGGGGGCTTCGGGTTCTGGTAAAAGCACACTCCTAACTATAGCGGCTGGACTTCAACCTGCATCAGATGGGCAAATCATATTTGAAGGGGAGAATTTGACTACTTTGAATTCAGAGCGAGTTCGGAAAATACGCGCGAGTAAATTTGGTTTCGTCTTTCAATTTGCACATCTCGTTCCTTTTCTGACAGTTGAAGAGCAACTGATGCTCATGCTGGATGTGTCTGAATCGAAACTTGAGAAACGGGAACAAAAAAAAGAAGTGAACAAACTACTGAAATTAGTGGAAATGGATCATCGGAGAAATGCCTATCCATCTTCTTTATCAGGTGGCGAAAAGCAGCGTGTTGCCATTGCTCGTGCCATGGTCCATAAACCAAAAGTTCTTTTTGCGGATGAACCAACTGCAAGTTTAGATTCAAAAAGGTCTAAAGATATTATGATATTAATTCGAAATCTATCTAAAACTCTAAACTTAGCGACTTTAATGGTCACACATGACGAAGAAATGCTTTCTTATGCAGACCATATTATTAAAATGAGTGATGGACGGATTTTGCGAAGTATAAAATAA
- a CDS encoding polynucleotide kinase-phosphatase, which produces MQITLPYAGIVLLVGPSNSGKSTLLKRMIDNDCILASEVASSDDFRVLVSDTEFIDYQNRPKDEADGLFDQYQRISKEAFSMLDSVVSARSRLNKLTFVDATHLHPDDRKRYIAIARKYHVPLIALVLDIPQDVLLARDTQRENPRGKRRIKQQDQVFKREKRFLKKEGYTAIYYINETNDITFMRRKNPIEQETEHGLDIIGDIHGCYDEMIALLERLGYQENEDGLYIHPEGRKFLSIGDVMSRGPQSLHTMQFFLHHVQHQLAYMIDSNHGWKIARWLDGKKVTLQHGDEKVAQEFEEYEVGYGAEQAEVLKQNLKEFLLKAPSHYVFTKNGVPTLVCTHAGIKDEYIGKQSRDISDFCRYGDTDVLDEKGKPKRKDWFVHHQTSTLIVWGHDPKPQPLLINNTINIDQGVVFGGKLTAFRYPEKEFVSVKAAKDYAQSPDNPLVEWEANRLNPPNIGKFINGYSVLTEQLGEVRIQQGIVKPAIDAISHDTIPIEQLIYIPPTMSPTPSASVLGDFLEHPKEAIDYYRNQGITTMVAEKKHMGSRAVLFLFKNEAAAEKHTGFQTLGTIYTRRGRRFFDAATENQIVRRLNQDLQSYFDKYNTEFVLLDAEIMPWNLKARELISNQYAHVAEIAVLDRATLKGKLEAVAGTNEELKAWLQEYEVKLDHAKTFKEVFQKYCWDVDGVSKIQIAPFHVLAHSSQTFFNQPHTWHMEVNRELAELSTIFVETEYKVIRDEASEAEIIQWWEEMTSDGHEGIVIKPEFFIAENRGQLLQPAIKVRGRKYLNIIYGMDYLFPNNLERLKRRNTGKKQKLALKEFALGVEGIQRFVNGESLERVHECVLATLAMESDPVDPRL; this is translated from the coding sequence ATGCAAATTACACTGCCGTATGCAGGAATTGTATTACTTGTCGGACCGTCTAATAGTGGGAAATCTACGCTATTAAAAAGAATGATTGATAACGATTGTATTCTTGCTTCTGAAGTAGCTAGTTCAGATGATTTTCGAGTGTTAGTCAGTGATACCGAGTTTATCGATTATCAAAACAGACCGAAGGACGAGGCAGACGGCCTATTCGACCAATATCAACGTATTTCAAAAGAAGCCTTTTCGATGTTAGATTCGGTCGTTTCAGCACGGAGTCGGTTGAATAAACTGACGTTTGTCGATGCGACTCATCTTCATCCGGATGATCGAAAAAGATATATCGCGATTGCGCGAAAATATCATGTACCGCTTATTGCACTTGTGTTAGATATTCCTCAAGATGTTCTTTTAGCAAGAGATACACAAAGGGAAAATCCACGAGGGAAAAGAAGGATTAAACAGCAAGACCAAGTATTTAAGCGAGAAAAACGTTTTTTGAAAAAAGAAGGTTATACGGCAATTTACTATATTAATGAGACAAATGATATAACTTTTATGAGACGGAAAAATCCAATTGAACAAGAAACCGAGCATGGTTTAGATATTATTGGAGATATTCATGGCTGTTATGATGAAATGATTGCACTGTTAGAAAGGCTAGGTTATCAAGAAAATGAGGATGGATTATATATACATCCAGAAGGAAGAAAATTTCTGTCCATTGGGGATGTGATGAGTCGTGGTCCACAATCTTTGCATACGATGCAATTCTTCTTACATCATGTTCAACATCAACTCGCCTATATGATTGATAGTAATCATGGCTGGAAAATCGCTCGTTGGCTAGATGGAAAAAAGGTGACGTTACAACATGGCGATGAAAAGGTAGCTCAAGAATTTGAAGAGTACGAAGTAGGATATGGAGCAGAGCAGGCGGAAGTACTGAAACAGAATTTGAAGGAATTTTTGCTGAAGGCTCCTTCACACTATGTGTTTACCAAAAATGGTGTCCCGACATTAGTTTGTACTCATGCCGGGATTAAAGATGAATATATTGGGAAGCAATCTCGTGATATTAGTGATTTTTGTCGTTATGGAGATACAGATGTATTGGATGAAAAGGGGAAACCAAAGAGGAAGGATTGGTTTGTCCACCATCAAACAAGTACACTCATTGTTTGGGGACATGATCCAAAACCGCAGCCACTGCTTATTAATAATACTATTAATATTGACCAAGGTGTTGTGTTTGGAGGAAAGCTAACCGCATTTCGTTATCCAGAAAAGGAATTTGTATCGGTTAAAGCTGCTAAGGATTATGCTCAGTCTCCAGATAATCCGCTCGTAGAATGGGAAGCAAACCGATTGAACCCACCGAACATTGGTAAATTTATTAATGGATATTCAGTATTAACGGAACAATTAGGAGAAGTACGCATTCAGCAAGGAATTGTCAAACCGGCGATTGACGCAATTTCACATGATACAATTCCGATTGAGCAATTAATCTATATTCCTCCAACAATGAGTCCAACTCCAAGTGCATCTGTTTTAGGTGATTTTCTAGAGCATCCGAAAGAAGCAATTGACTATTATCGAAATCAAGGAATAACAACAATGGTTGCTGAGAAAAAGCATATGGGAAGTCGAGCTGTTCTCTTTTTATTCAAAAATGAAGCAGCAGCGGAAAAACATACGGGATTTCAAACATTGGGGACTATCTATACAAGAAGAGGCAGACGTTTCTTTGATGCTGCCACGGAGAATCAGATTGTTCGAAGGTTGAATCAAGATTTACAGTCTTATTTCGATAAATATAATACGGAATTTGTTCTATTAGATGCAGAAATTATGCCATGGAATTTAAAAGCGCGTGAACTAATTAGCAATCAATATGCTCATGTTGCCGAAATTGCCGTATTGGACCGAGCAACATTGAAAGGGAAGTTAGAAGCTGTTGCAGGAACAAATGAAGAGCTAAAGGCATGGCTTCAAGAGTATGAAGTAAAACTAGACCATGCAAAAACGTTTAAAGAAGTGTTTCAGAAATATTGTTGGGATGTTGACGGGGTAAGTAAGATTCAAATTGCTCCATTTCATGTGTTAGCTCATAGCAGTCAGACCTTCTTCAATCAACCGCATACTTGGCATATGGAAGTGAATCGAGAATTGGCTGAGCTTTCTACTATATTTGTTGAAACGGAATATAAAGTTATTAGAGATGAAGCAAGTGAAGCGGAAATCATTCAATGGTGGGAAGAGATGACAAGTGATGGACATGAAGGGATTGTGATTAAACCGGAATTCTTCATTGCTGAGAATCGGGGGCAATTGCTTCAACCAGCGATTAAAGTAAGAGGTCGAAAATACTTGAATATTATTTATGGTATGGACTATTTATTTCCTAACAATCTTGAACGATTGAAGAGAAGAAATACAGGAAAAAAACAAAAATTAGCATTAAAAGAGTTTGCACTAGGTGTTGAAGGGATACAAAGATTTGTTAATGGGGAATCGCTTGAACGGGTACATGAATGTGTACTTGCAACATTAGCAATGGAGTCGGACCCTGTTGACCCAAGGTTATAA
- a CDS encoding ABC transporter ATP-binding protein produces the protein MKEAIRTQALTLGYGGSTIIHELDLSIPKGEITVFIGGNGCGKSTLLRSMARLLKPTNGAILLEGAAIAKLPTKEVAKKLSILPQSPTAPEGLTVLQLVKQGRYPYQNWLKQWSEEDEEKVINALQATGMSEFKDKQVDELSGGQRQRAWIAMTLAQDTEVILLDEPTTYLDLTHQIEILDLLFELNEKEQRTIIMVLHDLNLACRYAHHIVAIRNQTVFAQGKPEKIISPDLVKNVFDMDCQIAQDPLFGTPLCIPYGKGRRIANRIQHVNAL, from the coding sequence ATGAAAGAAGCCATTCGTACACAAGCCTTAACATTAGGTTACGGTGGATCTACCATTATTCACGAATTAGATTTAAGCATCCCAAAAGGGGAAATCACTGTTTTTATTGGTGGAAATGGTTGTGGTAAATCGACTTTATTGCGTTCTATGGCTCGCTTATTAAAACCGACTAACGGTGCCATTCTTCTAGAAGGTGCAGCCATTGCAAAACTGCCGACAAAAGAAGTAGCAAAGAAGTTATCCATTTTACCCCAGTCTCCAACAGCTCCTGAAGGATTAACCGTTTTGCAGCTTGTCAAACAAGGACGTTATCCGTATCAGAATTGGCTGAAGCAATGGTCCGAAGAAGATGAAGAAAAAGTAATAAACGCGCTACAAGCTACAGGTATGAGTGAGTTTAAAGACAAACAAGTAGATGAACTTTCTGGTGGCCAAAGACAACGAGCATGGATTGCAATGACATTAGCACAAGATACAGAAGTCATTCTATTAGATGAACCGACGACTTATCTCGATTTAACACATCAAATTGAAATTCTAGACTTACTATTTGAACTTAATGAAAAAGAGCAGCGAACCATCATCATGGTCTTACACGATTTAAATCTCGCTTGTCGCTACGCTCATCATATCGTAGCTATTCGTAATCAAACCGTCTTTGCCCAAGGAAAACCAGAAAAGATTATCAGTCCTGATCTTGTCAAAAACGTCTTTGACATGGACTGCCAAATTGCACAAGATCCTCTCTTTGGCACTCCCCTATGTATTCCTTATGGAAAAGGTCGTCGTATTGCAAATAGGATACAACATGTAAATGCCTTATAA
- a CDS encoding 3' terminal RNA ribose 2'-O-methyltransferase Hen1, translating into MQLTIRATGENVKVISYLLAKNPNNVYERNHKGHLVRLFYSACSEKELDVTIFVTPDSLELKQNGSYTYDITHYINDREFAVSSIFCSFIRPALGTALNGQPKEEYKEWVNHCFPFEFQFGPVSSTLSDEEIRALFEPLGYETAISHAETNYSFHLKKKSTARFISLKGSTTLQHGLRQLFVLIPVLDNYKHYYIDEKEIEKIERYGEGWLENHPLKSFILRQALRFKEVYSIVQKTEESEESKEKTVKIRLNDLRYEKIIEMVKGIEPRRRIVDFGSGEGKLSLRLGFVDGVQEVLAVEPSETAALQAIERFEKVRHQEGFVMPTPLWGSLFYYDERLKNKDIMILCEVIEHIDVYRLPKMMDAILNEYQPNVLMITTPNQEYNAVYNLGEQIRHHDHRFEWTRAEFQTWCVDRNNGNYELTFIGIGEAHEQYGCPTQMCVFSRKEVE; encoded by the coding sequence ATGCAATTAACGATTCGAGCTACGGGCGAAAATGTGAAAGTTATTTCATATTTATTAGCAAAAAACCCGAACAATGTATATGAACGGAATCATAAGGGGCATTTAGTAAGGCTTTTTTATAGTGCATGTAGTGAAAAGGAGTTAGATGTAACCATTTTTGTCACACCTGATTCATTGGAGTTGAAGCAGAATGGCTCTTATACATATGATATTACACATTATATTAACGATCGGGAGTTTGCGGTAAGTAGTATTTTTTGTTCTTTTATTCGACCGGCTCTTGGGACAGCACTAAATGGTCAGCCGAAAGAAGAATATAAGGAGTGGGTTAACCATTGTTTTCCTTTCGAATTCCAATTTGGACCTGTTTCCTCAACCCTTTCTGATGAAGAGATTAGAGCTCTTTTTGAACCGTTAGGGTATGAGACAGCTATTTCTCACGCTGAAACGAATTACTCTTTTCATTTGAAGAAAAAAAGTACAGCGAGATTCATTTCGTTAAAAGGCTCAACAACTTTACAACATGGACTTCGTCAGCTGTTTGTATTAATTCCTGTTTTAGATAATTATAAACATTACTATATTGATGAAAAAGAAATCGAGAAGATTGAACGATATGGTGAAGGATGGTTGGAAAATCATCCGTTGAAATCATTTATTTTACGCCAAGCTTTACGTTTTAAAGAAGTCTATAGCATCGTTCAGAAGACAGAAGAATCTGAAGAAAGTAAAGAGAAAACGGTGAAAATACGTCTTAATGATTTACGTTACGAAAAAATTATAGAAATGGTCAAAGGAATCGAACCAAGAAGAAGGATTGTGGACTTTGGTTCTGGAGAGGGAAAGTTATCACTAAGATTAGGGTTTGTGGATGGAGTGCAGGAAGTACTAGCTGTTGAACCTTCAGAAACAGCTGCACTTCAGGCTATAGAGCGGTTTGAAAAAGTTCGTCATCAAGAAGGATTTGTGATGCCGACACCATTATGGGGTTCCCTTTTTTATTATGATGAACGATTGAAGAATAAAGATATTATGATTTTATGTGAAGTGATTGAACATATTGATGTGTATCGATTGCCGAAGATGATGGATGCGATTTTGAATGAATATCAACCAAATGTGTTAATGATTACGACACCAAATCAAGAGTATAACGCGGTTTATAATCTAGGAGAACAGATTCGCCATCATGATCATCGATTTGAATGGACGAGAGCAGAATTTCAAACATGGTGTGTGGATAGAAATAATGGCAACTATGAGCTAACGTTTATTGGAATTGGCGAAGCGCATGAACAGTATGGCTGTCCAACCCAAATGTGTGTGTTTTCAAGGAAGGAGGTTGAATGA